A genomic segment from Halomicroarcula saliterrae encodes:
- a CDS encoding tyrosine-type recombinase/integrase, with protein sequence MTRTTEVPDNDGQHRLEPLEPSSAKSLYLESRQDDLADRSLEMHEKHVGSFVTFCDDNEIMNMNDVTARTVHEYRLEIREGFQQSTLSIYLSTVRQFIQFCESIDAVEPTVSERIVLPDRDRTARTETLESDDATEILSYLRQYHYASRTHALMSLLWHTGIRTGTVQGLDVSDFDGERERLRIRHRPETDTPLKNGDRAERYIALSTEVSDVLSDYISEHRHPVTDDNGRNPLFTTKRGRPAKNSIRRNIYAATRPCATGRGCPHNKDPDTCEAAQRTNDACKCPSTVSGHPVRRGAITHHLRQDVPEKVVSDRMNVSQDVLDQHYDRRTEDEKAEQRRQFIDNL encoded by the coding sequence ATGACCCGAACGACAGAAGTTCCCGATAACGACGGACAGCACCGATTAGAACCACTGGAACCGAGTAGCGCCAAGTCACTGTATCTTGAATCCCGTCAGGACGACTTGGCCGACCGTTCGCTCGAAATGCACGAGAAACACGTCGGCTCGTTCGTCACCTTCTGTGACGACAACGAGATTATGAACATGAATGACGTGACAGCTCGGACAGTCCATGAATACCGTCTGGAAATCCGAGAGGGGTTCCAACAGTCGACCCTGAGTATCTACCTCTCGACGGTGCGTCAGTTCATTCAGTTCTGTGAGTCGATTGATGCCGTCGAACCCACTGTATCGGAGCGAATTGTGTTACCCGACAGGGACCGAACAGCCCGAACTGAAACCTTGGAGAGTGATGACGCGACGGAGATTCTCTCCTACTTACGGCAGTATCACTATGCCAGTCGAACCCATGCCTTGATGTCCCTACTATGGCACACTGGAATCCGAACAGGCACCGTACAGGGGCTTGATGTCTCCGACTTCGACGGCGAACGTGAGCGGCTACGTATTCGACACCGACCAGAGACTGACACACCACTCAAGAACGGGGACCGAGCGGAGCGATACATCGCACTGTCTACCGAGGTAAGCGATGTCCTCAGTGACTATATCAGCGAACATAGACACCCTGTGACTGACGACAATGGCCGTAATCCATTGTTCACGACCAAGCGGGGCCGTCCTGCAAAAAACTCTATCAGACGAAATATATACGCTGCTACAAGGCCCTGTGCGACGGGACGGGGATGTCCACACAACAAGGACCCCGACACCTGTGAAGCTGCACAACGGACTAACGATGCCTGTAAGTGCCCGTCGACGGTATCGGGCCACCCTGTCCGTCGTGGGGCAATCACCCACCATCTACGTCAGGATGTCCCCGAGAAAGTTGTCTCGGACAGGATGAACGTCTCTCAGGACGTGTTGGACCAGCACTATGATAGACGGACTGAGGACGAGAAAGCTGAACAACGTCGCCAGTTTATCGACAACCTCTAA
- a CDS encoding toxin-antitoxin system TumE family protein — protein sequence MSYTVVEDVEDRVGETVIRRKILQTDDPQFPSGYRYALHYGYTDGRGTILRYDNENETPGRHERHTADGIQAIEFPGMSALRQKFVDEVESRQ from the coding sequence ATGAGCTACACGGTGGTCGAGGACGTCGAAGACCGTGTGGGCGAGACGGTCATCCGTCGGAAGATACTGCAGACGGACGACCCGCAGTTTCCGAGCGGCTATCGCTACGCGCTCCACTACGGCTACACCGACGGCCGGGGAACTATCCTGCGCTACGACAACGAGAACGAGACGCCCGGACGCCACGAGCGACACACGGCCGACGGTATCCAGGCGATCGAGTTCCCCGGAATGTCGGCACTTCGGCAGAAATTCGTCGATGAGGTGGAATCCCGACAATGA
- a CDS encoding transcriptional regulator produces the protein MTDNSLKITFRQRETHRDAAQRRLQRAEAGEAGAAIEQDARFILNFEAYSDVEQLMRERNLKLIEAVVEHRPESIQDAAAVVDRDYRDVHRNLKELESLGVIEFEADGQRKKPQLRAGAQSVDFSFQFPIRTPTDAGASAD, from the coding sequence ATGACAGACAACTCACTCAAAATCACGTTCAGGCAACGCGAGACCCACCGCGACGCGGCACAGCGACGACTGCAGCGAGCCGAGGCCGGCGAGGCCGGCGCGGCTATCGAGCAGGACGCCCGGTTCATCCTGAACTTCGAGGCGTACAGCGACGTCGAGCAGTTGATGCGCGAGCGGAATCTGAAGCTCATCGAAGCGGTTGTCGAACACCGGCCCGAGAGCATCCAAGACGCCGCTGCGGTCGTCGACCGTGACTACCGCGACGTCCATCGGAACCTGAAAGAGCTCGAATCACTTGGCGTCATCGAGTTCGAAGCCGACGGGCAGCGCAAGAAGCCACAACTCCGGGCGGGTGCCCAGAGCGTCGACTTCTCGTTTCAGTTCCCGATTCGTACGCCAACAGATGCCGGCGCGTCGGCCGACTGA
- a CDS encoding metallophosphoesterase produces MLVGIVSDTHDNGEQVDAAVETFEDAGAEAVVHCGDFVAPFSVTPFDGDWEFYAVRGNNDGEWAVESTVEDFGTYMGEMGELTLGGQEVAVYHGTSGAVVDALVECGTYDYVFHGHTHEAGTEEYEGTVRVNPGGISIPPAPGAFSVATLETGSEELAFHELG; encoded by the coding sequence ATGCTAGTCGGTATCGTCTCGGACACGCACGACAACGGCGAACAGGTCGACGCGGCGGTGGAGACGTTCGAGGACGCCGGGGCCGAGGCAGTCGTCCACTGCGGCGATTTCGTCGCGCCGTTCTCGGTGACCCCCTTCGACGGCGACTGGGAGTTTTACGCCGTTCGGGGGAACAACGACGGCGAGTGGGCCGTCGAGTCGACCGTCGAGGACTTTGGCACCTACATGGGCGAGATGGGCGAGCTCACGCTCGGCGGGCAGGAGGTCGCCGTCTATCACGGCACCAGCGGCGCCGTCGTCGACGCACTGGTCGAGTGTGGCACCTACGACTACGTCTTCCACGGTCACACCCACGAGGCCGGGACCGAGGAGTACGAGGGGACGGTGCGGGTGAACCCCGGCGGGATTTCGATTCCCCCGGCGCCGGGCGCGTTCTCGGTCGCGACGCTGGAGACGGGGAGCGAGGAGCTAGCGTTTCACGAACTGGGGTGA
- a CDS encoding DUF7533 family protein — protein MARGILETIGLAATLVLAIPIGLFGAEHLVRGELVAGLAYVGIAVGLVAVEQYLTTPTDLPGMVAEKTVGKVVKTEESDTEER, from the coding sequence ATGGCACGCGGAATTCTGGAGACGATCGGCCTCGCAGCCACGCTGGTTCTGGCGATCCCGATCGGGCTCTTCGGCGCGGAACATCTGGTTCGCGGGGAACTGGTCGCGGGGCTGGCCTACGTCGGCATCGCGGTCGGGCTGGTCGCCGTCGAGCAGTATCTCACGACGCCGACGGACCTGCCGGGGATGGTCGCGGAGAAGACGGTGGGGAAAGTGGTCAAGACCGAGGAGTCCGACACCGAAGAGCGGTAG
- a CDS encoding ATP-dependent helicase, with the protein MTDSTTEVVRLFGGPGSGKTTALLDRVEELLEDDDVDFRDVLVVSYTRAAAAEIRERLAERLDVTPRALQGNVCTMHAKAYELLNLSRGDVVGENDKEEFCDQFGIDFEDEYEGSRRRSARSTTLGNKIIATSQWLQRTRRDVADWYDVPFKWDEEEVRLPPEIDDNAQTGNKYTPTWPTDDDRVDVPAAIRGWRTHKGDNDLTGFADMLERVAQRSLLPNVDYLIIDEFQDITTLQYDVYDEWKPHMKRVLIAGDDDQVVYAWQGADPDLLLEETVTQDEILPNSYRLPSRILNVVNREVRHIEKRQEKDLNPRKEGGRVEAVQNPSMFDLARNVIGTVEQSDETVMVLFRARYQMFQFIDEFIDEGIPFSCLTDQRMWTDRLSEYVAAVEAVENDEPLSVLEARRLADMLADSAFGTGERDDLFDALEDIEEDHEADDIAEIDIEPDVVTEHVPFVPDPASASDMLRKVTNFQERTVGAYFTGDYRGMDPDRVRLGTIHSAKGREADHVFVATDLTEKVVEQMAATVDQKGIEVPEVDEFTKHTSPVPTLTDNERRVFYVGMSRARERLVLMENLVDGAPTLPIDVLLENAPSERSIDELLDEAGNTIAAD; encoded by the coding sequence ATGACTGATTCCACCACCGAGGTTGTCCGCCTGTTCGGTGGGCCGGGGAGCGGGAAGACGACTGCCCTCCTCGACCGCGTCGAGGAGTTGCTCGAAGACGACGACGTCGACTTTCGGGACGTGCTCGTGGTCTCGTACACCCGGGCTGCGGCGGCCGAGATCCGTGAGCGACTCGCCGAACGACTCGACGTGACTCCGCGTGCCCTCCAGGGGAACGTCTGTACGATGCACGCGAAAGCGTACGAACTGCTCAACCTCTCCCGTGGCGACGTGGTCGGCGAGAACGACAAGGAGGAGTTCTGCGACCAGTTCGGCATCGACTTCGAGGACGAGTACGAGGGGTCGCGCCGACGCTCGGCCCGCTCGACGACGCTCGGCAACAAGATTATCGCGACGAGCCAGTGGCTCCAGCGGACCCGCCGGGACGTGGCCGACTGGTACGACGTCCCGTTCAAGTGGGACGAGGAGGAGGTCCGCCTCCCCCCCGAAATCGACGACAACGCCCAGACCGGCAACAAGTACACGCCGACGTGGCCGACCGACGACGACCGCGTCGACGTGCCCGCCGCGATTCGGGGCTGGCGGACCCACAAGGGCGACAACGACCTGACCGGCTTCGCCGACATGCTCGAACGGGTCGCCCAGCGCTCGCTGTTGCCCAACGTGGACTACCTCATCATCGACGAGTTTCAGGACATCACGACCCTGCAGTACGACGTCTACGACGAGTGGAAACCCCACATGAAGCGGGTTCTCATCGCCGGCGACGACGACCAGGTCGTCTACGCCTGGCAGGGCGCCGACCCCGACCTCCTGCTCGAAGAGACGGTCACGCAGGACGAGATACTCCCCAACTCCTACCGGCTCCCCTCGCGCATCCTGAACGTCGTCAACCGCGAGGTACGCCACATAGAGAAACGCCAGGAGAAAGACCTCAACCCCCGCAAGGAGGGCGGTCGCGTCGAGGCGGTCCAGAACCCCTCGATGTTCGACCTGGCGCGAAACGTCATCGGCACCGTCGAGCAGTCCGACGAGACCGTGATGGTCCTGTTCCGGGCCCGCTACCAGATGTTCCAGTTCATCGACGAGTTCATCGACGAGGGCATTCCATTCTCCTGTCTGACCGACCAGCGGATGTGGACCGACCGGCTCAGCGAGTACGTCGCCGCCGTCGAGGCCGTCGAGAACGACGAGCCCCTCTCCGTGCTCGAAGCCCGCCGACTGGCCGACATGCTCGCCGACTCCGCCTTCGGCACCGGCGAGCGCGACGACCTCTTCGACGCGCTGGAAGACATCGAGGAGGACCACGAGGCCGACGACATCGCCGAAATCGACATCGAGCCCGACGTCGTTACGGAGCACGTCCCCTTCGTCCCCGACCCGGCCTCCGCCAGCGACATGCTCCGGAAGGTGACCAACTTCCAGGAGCGCACCGTCGGCGCCTACTTCACCGGCGACTACCGGGGCATGGACCCCGACCGCGTCCGTCTGGGTACCATCCACTCCGCGAAGGGTCGCGAGGCCGACCACGTCTTCGTCGCGACGGACCTCACCGAGAAAGTGGTCGAACAGATGGCCGCCACGGTCGACCAGAAGGGCATCGAGGTCCCCGAGGTCGACGAGTTCACCAAACACACCAGCCCCGTCCCCACGCTGACCGACAACGAGCGCCGCGTCTTCTACGTCGGGATGTCCCGGGCCCGCGAACGGCTCGTCCTGATGGAGAACCTCGTCGACGGCGCACCGACACTGCCCATCGACGTGTTGCTGGAGAACGCCCCGAGCGAGCGCTCCATCGACGAACTGCTCGACGAGGCCGGCAACACCATCGCCGCCGACTGA
- a CDS encoding DUF7521 family protein yields MEDGVVIARGALVLMRMVVFGLTLGITLISFQAYRKRPSERLQYAFVGFAFISMGVAITSVITQLSTGQTGALAGVFFQMAETFPFIIGFSMLYVSLYR; encoded by the coding sequence ATGGAGGACGGGGTCGTCATCGCACGCGGCGCGCTCGTGTTGATGCGGATGGTCGTGTTCGGCCTGACGCTCGGTATCACGCTCATCAGCTTTCAGGCCTACCGGAAACGCCCCTCCGAGCGGCTCCAGTACGCCTTCGTCGGCTTCGCCTTTATCAGCATGGGCGTCGCCATCACCAGCGTCATCACGCAGCTGTCGACCGGCCAGACAGGCGCCCTCGCCGGCGTTTTCTTCCAGATGGCCGAGACCTTCCCCTTCATCATCGGCTTTTCGATGCTGTACGTCTCGCTGTACCGGTAG
- a CDS encoding ArsR/SmtB family transcription factor: MAEDKSIEEILDTIGDQHARRVLAAISREAQSAKELAEECDLSLPTVYRRIELLDEYDLVTDHTLVAEDGNHYKVYESNFESTVISLEDEEYKVRIYREENLPDRFSQLWDELNPE; this comes from the coding sequence GTGGCAGAGGACAAGAGCATCGAGGAGATCCTCGATACAATCGGTGACCAGCACGCTCGGCGCGTACTGGCCGCAATCAGTCGCGAAGCCCAGTCCGCAAAGGAGCTCGCAGAGGAGTGTGACCTCTCTTTGCCGACCGTGTATCGACGTATCGAACTCCTCGACGAGTACGATCTGGTCACAGACCACACTCTTGTCGCCGAGGACGGGAACCATTACAAGGTGTACGAGTCCAACTTCGAGTCGACAGTCATCTCGCTCGAAGACGAGGAGTACAAGGTCCGAATCTATCGCGAGGAGAACCTCCCGGACCGGTTCAGCCAGCTGTGGGACGAGCTAAACCCCGAATGA
- a CDS encoding PadR family transcriptional regulator, which yields MGDRPDERLTPLVGTSDPSAHGIASHDAIPESLLASVIDDIADGDIAVDDGLVTQSLDEILLAMIALSDDETHGTGLMEALSRLFDAQLSPGTVYPRLHDLEADDTLTVHELVQTKQYSIDDAETAASRIEEAAYRHFVIGMFLHASLDAV from the coding sequence ATGGGCGACCGACCCGACGAGCGACTGACCCCCCTCGTCGGGACGAGCGACCCAAGCGCCCATGGTATAGCCAGTCACGACGCCATCCCGGAGTCGCTGTTGGCTTCGGTCATCGACGATATCGCCGATGGCGACATCGCCGTCGACGACGGTCTTGTGACCCAAAGTCTGGACGAAATCCTGCTCGCGATGATCGCGTTGTCGGACGATGAGACACACGGGACAGGGCTCATGGAGGCACTGTCGCGTCTGTTCGACGCGCAGTTGAGTCCGGGCACGGTGTATCCGCGTCTGCACGACCTCGAAGCGGATGACACGCTCACCGTTCACGAACTTGTGCAGACCAAACAGTACTCGATCGACGACGCCGAAACGGCGGCGTCACGGATCGAGGAAGCGGCATACAGGCACTTCGTCATCGGGATGTTCCTGCACGCGTCACTCGACGCGGTGTGA
- a CDS encoding HVO_0416 family zinc finger protein: MASAPRSDEMFDEFLSQRGHEVDDVGWEENYNKKQCPDCGGLHESAASECSVCGWTPVN; encoded by the coding sequence ATGGCGAGCGCACCGAGATCCGACGAGATGTTCGACGAGTTCCTTTCGCAGCGCGGTCACGAGGTCGACGACGTTGGATGGGAAGAAAACTACAACAAGAAGCAGTGTCCCGACTGTGGCGGGCTCCACGAGTCCGCCGCGAGCGAGTGCTCGGTGTGTGGCTGGACACCGGTAAACTGA
- a CDS encoding cation:proton antiporter: MAELLLEVGIALTAVALAGALANRVGLSVIPAYIVVGILIGPNPPQSILGMSLTLVADGEFIQVLAELGIVFLLFFLGLEFSVDQLLRDRGRISAAGGVDFAINFGLGAAIGLAFGWTVLETLFLAGVVYISSSAVITKSLIEEGWIANAESGPILGTLVFEDILIAVYLAILAAVASGGDLESAAVSVGTAFVFLGAITAVAWYGTDWLDRFFRAGSDELFLLRVVGVTTLVAGAALALGVSEAVAAFFLGTGISQTSHVERIEHIVAPARDIFAAVFFFSIGLSTDVTLLSGVAALLAVAVVVTTVGKFVSGTLSGRFYDLDRRRSLRVGLGLVPRGEFSLVIATLAAGIGTGRLATVLPAFTVGYVLVMSVLGSVLIQQADTITDALAPSSG, translated from the coding sequence ATGGCCGAGCTCCTGCTGGAAGTCGGTATCGCGCTGACCGCCGTCGCGCTCGCCGGCGCGCTCGCCAACCGCGTGGGGCTCTCGGTCATCCCCGCGTACATCGTCGTCGGCATCCTCATCGGGCCGAACCCGCCCCAGTCGATTCTGGGGATGTCCCTGACGCTCGTGGCCGACGGCGAGTTCATCCAGGTGCTCGCCGAACTCGGCATCGTCTTCCTACTTTTCTTCCTCGGACTGGAGTTCAGCGTCGACCAGCTCCTCCGGGACCGCGGCCGCATCAGCGCCGCCGGCGGCGTCGACTTCGCCATCAACTTCGGTCTCGGCGCCGCAATCGGACTCGCCTTCGGCTGGACGGTTCTGGAGACGCTGTTTCTGGCCGGGGTCGTCTACATCTCTTCGAGCGCCGTCATCACCAAGTCCCTCATCGAGGAGGGGTGGATCGCCAACGCCGAGAGCGGCCCCATCCTCGGGACGCTCGTCTTCGAGGACATCCTCATCGCGGTGTATCTCGCGATACTCGCGGCCGTCGCCAGCGGCGGTGACCTCGAGTCCGCCGCCGTCTCCGTCGGCACGGCCTTCGTCTTTCTGGGCGCTATCACCGCCGTCGCGTGGTACGGCACGGACTGGCTCGACCGCTTCTTCCGGGCGGGGTCGGACGAGCTGTTCCTCCTGCGTGTCGTCGGTGTGACGACGCTGGTCGCCGGGGCCGCACTGGCGCTGGGCGTCAGCGAGGCCGTCGCCGCCTTCTTCCTCGGCACCGGCATCAGCCAGACATCCCACGTCGAACGCATCGAACACATCGTCGCGCCTGCACGCGACATCTTCGCGGCCGTGTTCTTCTTCAGCATCGGGCTGTCGACCGACGTGACGCTGCTTTCGGGTGTCGCCGCGCTGCTCGCTGTCGCGGTCGTCGTGACCACTGTCGGCAAGTTCGTCAGCGGCACGCTCTCGGGCCGGTTCTACGACCTGGACCGCCGGCGCTCGCTGCGCGTGGGGCTGGGACTGGTGCCCCGCGGGGAGTTCTCGCTGGTCATCGCGACGCTCGCGGCCGGTATCGGCACCGGCCGCCTCGCGACCGTTCTGCCCGCGTTCACCGTCGGCTACGTGCTGGTGATGAGCGTGCTGGGGTCGGTGCTCATCCAGCAGGCCGACACCATTACCGACGCGCTGGCGCCGTCGAGCGGGTAG
- a CDS encoding cation:proton antiporter regulatory subunit: protein MTVYETDVPGVGKKFEVEIDSEERLVILLHHDGKREVFHKADPDADAERLFSLSGQLARKVGAILQGAYFQPVETDEVEVPLGEAIIEWLDVGEGAALVDQTLAEAAIRQQTGASVIAIQRDSETLPNPGPEETVAAGDILVTMGTREELESLEALVESSDA, encoded by the coding sequence ATGACTGTCTACGAGACCGACGTGCCCGGCGTCGGCAAGAAGTTCGAGGTGGAGATCGACAGCGAGGAACGGCTCGTCATCCTGTTGCATCACGACGGGAAGCGGGAGGTGTTCCACAAGGCGGACCCCGACGCCGACGCCGAGCGGTTGTTCTCCCTCTCCGGACAGCTGGCCCGCAAGGTCGGGGCGATCCTCCAGGGGGCGTACTTCCAGCCGGTCGAGACAGACGAGGTGGAGGTGCCGCTGGGCGAGGCCATCATCGAGTGGCTTGACGTGGGCGAGGGCGCAGCGCTCGTCGACCAGACGCTCGCCGAGGCGGCGATACGCCAGCAGACCGGGGCCTCCGTCATCGCGATCCAGCGTGACTCGGAGACCCTCCCCAACCCGGGGCCCGAGGAGACGGTCGCAGCCGGCGACATCCTCGTCACCATGGGGACCCGCGAGGAGCTCGAATCGCTGGAAGCGCTCGTGGAGTCGAGCGACGCCTGA
- a CDS encoding aldehyde dehydrogenase family protein has translation MVYEQTDHGRPPTQLYIGGAWHDSEDGIEVRDLTDGTTFATVAAARHGQAKSAVESAVGAQRQMRESTIPERAEWLSAIAEGIADRTAALSETIVREAGKPIPSARSEVDSAAERFRRAVEEARNVEGSYREGTTAGHEGWKALVRPEPVGTVLCISPYNYPLATAALQVAPALAAGNSVVLKPASNTPVSAAMLAEVVDEVGLPDGAVNLVTGRGSEVGDALAGDERIDAIAMTGSSGAGKHIARESEMVELHMELGGNAPLVVFPDADLDEAAAAAAKGSLKYAGQRCSAVSRVLAHDSVHDELADRIDAAMGEWNRGDLFEESTDIGPLIDADHADWVEQLVDDASERGAEVVRGGDRDGTWFEPTVLADVPREADIVTDEQFGPVCPVIPVEDETEAIEVANSGDLALDASVFTSDYDRAMTMADRIDAGAVRINGAPSHGLADIPYGGNEDSGIGREGLGVTIESFLTTKTIVL, from the coding sequence ATGGTATACGAACAGACCGACCACGGCCGGCCGCCGACGCAGCTGTACATCGGCGGCGCGTGGCACGACAGCGAGGACGGAATCGAGGTACGGGACCTGACGGACGGGACCACCTTCGCGACGGTCGCGGCGGCCCGGCACGGCCAGGCCAAAAGCGCCGTCGAGTCGGCCGTCGGGGCCCAGCGGCAGATGCGCGAGAGCACGATACCGGAACGGGCCGAGTGGCTCTCGGCCATCGCCGAGGGCATCGCCGACCGGACGGCGGCGCTGTCCGAGACCATCGTCCGGGAGGCCGGCAAGCCGATACCGAGCGCGCGGAGCGAGGTCGATTCGGCGGCCGAGCGGTTCCGGCGGGCGGTCGAGGAGGCCCGCAACGTCGAGGGGAGCTACCGAGAGGGGACGACGGCGGGCCACGAGGGGTGGAAGGCGCTGGTCAGACCGGAGCCCGTCGGGACGGTGCTGTGTATCAGCCCCTACAACTACCCGCTGGCGACGGCGGCGCTGCAGGTCGCACCGGCCCTCGCCGCCGGCAACAGCGTCGTGCTCAAGCCCGCCTCGAACACGCCCGTCAGCGCGGCCATGCTCGCCGAGGTCGTCGACGAGGTCGGCCTCCCGGACGGCGCCGTCAACCTCGTCACCGGCCGCGGCAGCGAGGTGGGTGACGCGCTGGCCGGCGACGAGCGCATCGACGCCATCGCGATGACGGGGTCGTCGGGCGCGGGCAAACACATCGCCCGCGAGAGTGAAATGGTCGAGCTCCACATGGAACTCGGCGGCAACGCGCCGCTGGTCGTCTTTCCCGATGCGGACCTCGACGAAGCGGCCGCGGCCGCCGCGAAGGGGAGCCTGAAGTACGCCGGCCAGCGCTGCTCGGCCGTCAGCCGCGTGCTGGCCCACGACTCCGTCCACGACGAGCTCGCCGACCGCATCGACGCGGCGATGGGCGAGTGGAACCGGGGCGACCTCTTCGAGGAGTCGACGGACATCGGACCGCTCATCGACGCCGACCACGCCGACTGGGTCGAGCAACTCGTCGACGACGCCAGCGAGCGCGGGGCCGAGGTCGTCCGCGGTGGCGACCGCGACGGCACCTGGTTCGAGCCGACCGTGCTCGCCGACGTGCCCCGCGAGGCCGACATCGTCACCGACGAGCAGTTCGGCCCGGTCTGTCCGGTGATTCCAGTCGAGGACGAGACAGAAGCCATCGAAGTGGCAAACAGCGGCGACCTCGCGCTGGACGCGTCGGTGTTTACCAGCGACTACGACCGGGCGATGACGATGGCCGACCGCATCGACGCCGGCGCCGTCCGCATCAACGGCGCGCCGAGCCACGGCCTCGCGGATATCCCCTACGGCGGCAACGAGGACTCCGGTATCGGCCGGGAGGGGCTCGGTGTCACCATCGAGTCGTTCCTGACGACCAAGACGATAGTCCTCTGA